A genomic window from Prunus persica cultivar Lovell chromosome G2, Prunus_persica_NCBIv2, whole genome shotgun sequence includes:
- the LOC18786937 gene encoding growth-regulating factor 4 isoform X1 — MNTCATGGGGGGGGGGGAAGMTGMRSPFTVSQWQELEHQALIFKYMMAGMPVPPDLVLPIQKSFESISQRFFHHPTMGYCSFYGKKVDPEPGRCRRTDGKKWRCSKDAYPDSKYCERHMHRGRNRSRKPVESQTMTQSSSTVTSLTVTASSSGTGSFQNLPLNAFGNTQGTSSGTNQSHYQIDSIPFGIPNKDYRYLQGLKPEIGEHSFLSDASGSNRGLQMDSPLDSTWPLMPSRVGSFPASKSGDGSILHHDYPQHSFFNNAFPSESVKQEGQSLRPFFDEWPKGRDSWSGLEDERSNQTSFSTTQLSISIPMTSSDISATSSRSPHGEF; from the exons ATGAATACTTGTGCTactggaggtggaggtggaggtggaggtggaggtggggCTGCTGGGATGACGGGAATGAGGTCACCTTTCACAGTGTCTCAGTGGCAAGAGCTGGAGCATCAGGCTCTGATCTTCAAGTATATGATGGCGGGCATGCCCGTGCCTCCTGATCTCGTGCTTCCTATTCAGAAGAGTTTTGAGTCCATTTCTCAAAGATTCTTCCACCATCCTACCA TGGGTTATTGTTCCTTCTACGGGAAGAAGGTGGACCCTGAACCGGGACGCTGCAGAAGGACTGACGGAAAGAAGTGGAGGTGCTCCAAGGATGCATACCCGGACTCCAAGTACTGTGAGCGCCACATGCACCGTGGCCGCAACCGTTCAAGAAAGCCTGTGGAATCACAAACCATGACACAGTCATCGTCCACTGTGACATCATTGACTGTCACTGCGAGCAGCAGTGGAACTGGGAGCTTCCAGAACCTTCCACTGAATGCCTTTGGTAACACCCAAGGAACTAGTTCTGGAACCAATCAGTCTCATTATCAGATAGACTCCATTCCTTTTGGAATCCCAAACAAAGATTATAG GTATCTTCAAGGACTTAAACCCGAGATTGGTGAGCATAGTTTCTTGTCTGATGCTTCAGGAAGCAACAGGGGTCTCCAGATGGACTCACCACTAGACAGCACATGGCCTCTGATGCCATCCAGAGTTGGCTCATTTCCCGCATCAAAATCGGGTGATGGCTCCATTTTGCATCATGATTATCCACAGCattcatttttcaataatGCATTCCCCTCAGAATCTGTGAAACAGGAAGGTCAATCTCTCCGACCTTTCTTTGATGAGTGGCCTAAAGGCAGGGATTCCTGGTCTGGTCTTGAGGATGAGAGATCCAACCAGACCTCATTCTCTACCACCCAGCTCTCAATATCAATTCCAATGACTTCATCTGACATCTCTGCAACAAGTTCTCGATCCCCACATGGTGAGTTTTAA
- the LOC18786937 gene encoding growth-regulating factor 4 isoform X2, giving the protein MNTCATGGGGGGGGGGGAAGMTGMRSPFTVSQWQELEHQALIFKYMMAGMPVPPDLVLPIQKSFESISQRFFHHPTMGYCSFYGKKVDPEPGRCRRTDGKKWRCSKDAYPDSKYCERHMHRGRNRSRKPVESQTMTQSSSTVTSLTVTASSSGTGSFQNLPLNAFGNTQGTSSGTNQSHYQIDSIPFGIPNKDYRYLQGLKPEIGEHSFLSDASGSNRGLQMDSPLDSTWPLMPSRVGSFPASKSGDGSILHHDYPQHSFFNNAFPSESVKQEGQSLRPFFDEWPKGRDSWSGLEDERSNQTSFSTTQLSISIPMTSSDISATSSRSPHDS; this is encoded by the exons ATGAATACTTGTGCTactggaggtggaggtggaggtggaggtggaggtggggCTGCTGGGATGACGGGAATGAGGTCACCTTTCACAGTGTCTCAGTGGCAAGAGCTGGAGCATCAGGCTCTGATCTTCAAGTATATGATGGCGGGCATGCCCGTGCCTCCTGATCTCGTGCTTCCTATTCAGAAGAGTTTTGAGTCCATTTCTCAAAGATTCTTCCACCATCCTACCA TGGGTTATTGTTCCTTCTACGGGAAGAAGGTGGACCCTGAACCGGGACGCTGCAGAAGGACTGACGGAAAGAAGTGGAGGTGCTCCAAGGATGCATACCCGGACTCCAAGTACTGTGAGCGCCACATGCACCGTGGCCGCAACCGTTCAAGAAAGCCTGTGGAATCACAAACCATGACACAGTCATCGTCCACTGTGACATCATTGACTGTCACTGCGAGCAGCAGTGGAACTGGGAGCTTCCAGAACCTTCCACTGAATGCCTTTGGTAACACCCAAGGAACTAGTTCTGGAACCAATCAGTCTCATTATCAGATAGACTCCATTCCTTTTGGAATCCCAAACAAAGATTATAG GTATCTTCAAGGACTTAAACCCGAGATTGGTGAGCATAGTTTCTTGTCTGATGCTTCAGGAAGCAACAGGGGTCTCCAGATGGACTCACCACTAGACAGCACATGGCCTCTGATGCCATCCAGAGTTGGCTCATTTCCCGCATCAAAATCGGGTGATGGCTCCATTTTGCATCATGATTATCCACAGCattcatttttcaataatGCATTCCCCTCAGAATCTGTGAAACAGGAAGGTCAATCTCTCCGACCTTTCTTTGATGAGTGGCCTAAAGGCAGGGATTCCTGGTCTGGTCTTGAGGATGAGAGATCCAACCAGACCTCATTCTCTACCACCCAGCTCTCAATATCAATTCCAATGACTTCATCTGACATCTCTGCAACAAGTTCTCGATCCCCACATG ATAGTTGA